Proteins from one Arthrobacter sp. DNA4 genomic window:
- a CDS encoding sugar ABC transporter ATP-binding protein: MNTADNVVEMRSISKSFNGVPVLKDVNFDVRKGEVHALAGGNGAGKSTLMKILQGVYQADAGEILIGGKPTAINSIQDAKAAGIGMVFQEFSLVPSLTVAQNIFLASEPLGTGGLIDDRASVRRAREVFSEMEVDVDPRAGVARLGTAYWQLTEIAKALAQNAQVLIMDEPTASLARHESEALFELIDRLKQRGISIIYISHRMDEVYRLADRITILRDGHHLLTAPLTDVTPGQIVEGIVGKKIEGQLSYRARDHVAYDGAPLLEVRGLNAGQRVRDVSFTVRPGEILGLAGLMGSGRTELARALFGIDKLDSGEVLLRGKKVNLSSPQQAINAGVALIPEDRRAQGLVLEHSVQDNLLLPLLGQIQRGPFLDGGKGKELSASLIKRFAVKVAHPHRPVRLLSGGNQQKVVIAKWLGTDPDILILDEPTAGVDIGTKSEILDMIRELASAGKAVIVISSEYPELLAVSDRVLVLKDGSIIRDIPRSEIADEEYLQLAVQGV, from the coding sequence ATGAATACCGCAGACAATGTCGTCGAGATGCGCTCGATTTCCAAGAGCTTCAACGGCGTTCCCGTATTGAAGGATGTCAATTTCGACGTCCGTAAGGGTGAAGTCCATGCGCTCGCAGGAGGAAACGGCGCAGGGAAGTCCACGCTCATGAAGATCCTCCAGGGCGTCTACCAAGCGGACGCCGGCGAGATCCTTATCGGAGGAAAGCCCACCGCCATCAACTCGATCCAGGACGCGAAGGCCGCCGGGATCGGCATGGTCTTCCAGGAGTTCAGCCTGGTACCGAGCCTGACCGTTGCGCAGAACATTTTCCTCGCCTCCGAACCGCTCGGCACCGGCGGCCTCATCGACGACCGTGCCTCGGTGCGCCGGGCCCGGGAAGTCTTCAGTGAAATGGAGGTCGATGTCGACCCGCGCGCCGGAGTCGCACGGCTGGGCACTGCTTACTGGCAGCTGACCGAGATCGCCAAGGCACTCGCGCAGAATGCCCAGGTGCTCATCATGGATGAGCCCACAGCCAGCCTTGCCCGGCATGAATCCGAAGCGCTCTTCGAACTCATTGACCGCCTCAAACAGCGTGGCATCTCCATCATCTACATTTCCCACCGCATGGATGAGGTGTACAGGCTCGCGGATCGGATCACCATCCTCCGCGACGGCCACCACCTCCTCACCGCGCCACTGACGGACGTCACTCCCGGACAGATCGTGGAAGGCATCGTCGGCAAGAAGATCGAGGGGCAGCTTTCCTATCGTGCGCGTGATCATGTGGCCTACGACGGGGCGCCGCTTCTGGAAGTCCGCGGGCTTAACGCGGGGCAGCGGGTGAGGGATGTTTCGTTCACGGTCCGGCCTGGCGAAATCCTCGGCCTGGCAGGGCTGATGGGCAGCGGACGAACCGAGCTCGCCCGTGCTCTCTTTGGCATTGACAAGTTGGACAGCGGTGAAGTCCTCCTGCGGGGCAAAAAGGTCAACCTTAGCTCGCCGCAACAGGCCATCAACGCGGGAGTTGCCCTCATCCCGGAGGACCGCAGGGCCCAAGGCCTCGTCTTGGAGCACTCCGTCCAGGACAACCTGCTGCTTCCCCTCCTGGGCCAGATCCAGCGTGGACCCTTTCTGGACGGCGGAAAGGGTAAGGAATTGTCCGCATCACTGATCAAGAGGTTCGCAGTGAAGGTGGCCCACCCCCACCGCCCGGTGCGGCTTCTCTCGGGCGGAAACCAGCAGAAAGTGGTCATCGCCAAGTGGCTGGGCACCGATCCGGACATCCTGATCCTTGACGAGCCAACGGCGGGCGTCGACATCGGCACCAAAAGCGAAATTCTCGACATGATCCGGGAGCTTGCCAGTGCAGGCAAGGCCGTCATCGTCATCTCCTCCGAGTACCCCGAACTACTCGCGGTCAGCGACCGCGTCCTCGTCCTCAAGGACGGCTCCATCATCCGTGACATCCCCCGCAGCGAGATCGCTGACGAGGAATATCTCCAACTTGCAGTCCAGGGAGTCTGA
- a CDS encoding substrate-binding domain-containing protein: MMIRRLPFVALAAVLSLSVASCSSSTTGTSNAPDAGVSSKAQQALDQIKGQVLSKGPNGETPSPASTADLTPDEIQKVKALNAKAAIVMHYGGNDWATAQINGLKSEFEKLGVKVIATTDANFKPDKQVSDIETVMSQNPNIIVSIPTDPVATASAYKKAAAAGTKLVFMDNIPQGLTAGQDYVSVVSADNYGNGVVSAHQMAKALGGKGKIGVVFHQADFFVTKQRYQGFKETITKEYPDIKIVEEKGIAGPDFAGDAQAAANAMLSKYADLSGIWAVWDVPAEGVMAAARAAGRPDLKIATEDLGKNVAIALAKDELVVGLGAQVPFDQGVTEARLAAGALIGKQAPAYVALSALPVDHSNVLDAWKQVYHEDAPKDIQDSYKK, from the coding sequence ATGATGATCCGCAGGCTTCCCTTTGTGGCCCTTGCCGCAGTCCTGTCCCTTTCGGTCGCGTCCTGCAGCAGTTCGACCACGGGCACGTCCAATGCGCCCGACGCCGGCGTGTCCAGCAAGGCCCAGCAAGCCCTTGACCAGATCAAGGGACAGGTCCTGAGCAAGGGGCCCAACGGCGAGACGCCCTCCCCGGCGTCCACAGCAGACCTCACTCCTGACGAGATTCAAAAGGTCAAGGCGCTCAACGCCAAGGCAGCCATCGTGATGCACTACGGCGGCAACGACTGGGCCACCGCCCAGATCAACGGACTTAAATCCGAGTTCGAAAAGCTCGGTGTCAAGGTCATTGCCACCACTGATGCGAACTTCAAGCCGGACAAGCAGGTCTCGGACATCGAGACGGTCATGTCGCAGAACCCGAACATTATTGTCTCCATCCCCACGGATCCCGTAGCTACGGCCTCCGCCTACAAGAAAGCCGCGGCCGCCGGCACCAAGCTCGTCTTCATGGACAACATCCCCCAGGGACTGACGGCCGGTCAAGACTATGTCTCTGTGGTTTCCGCTGACAACTACGGCAACGGCGTCGTCTCCGCCCACCAAATGGCCAAAGCCCTCGGCGGCAAGGGGAAGATCGGGGTGGTCTTCCACCAGGCTGATTTCTTCGTGACCAAGCAGCGCTACCAGGGATTCAAGGAAACGATTACGAAGGAATACCCGGATATCAAGATCGTCGAGGAAAAGGGGATTGCTGGGCCGGACTTCGCTGGTGATGCCCAGGCTGCTGCGAACGCAATGCTCAGCAAGTACGCCGACCTGTCCGGAATCTGGGCGGTCTGGGATGTTCCTGCAGAAGGTGTCATGGCCGCAGCGCGGGCCGCGGGCCGGCCGGACCTGAAGATCGCCACGGAGGACCTCGGCAAGAATGTCGCGATTGCCCTGGCCAAGGACGAACTTGTCGTAGGCCTTGGAGCGCAGGTTCCGTTCGACCAGGGTGTCACGGAAGCGCGGCTGGCCGCGGGGGCGCTCATCGGCAAGCAGGCGCCCGCTTATGTGGCTCTAAGTGCGCTTCCGGTTGACCACTCCAACGTCCTGGATGCCTGGAAGCAGGTCTACCACGAGGACGCCCCGAAGGACATCCAGGACTCCTACAAGAAGTAG